Proteins found in one Nymphalis io chromosome 4, ilAglIoxx1.1, whole genome shotgun sequence genomic segment:
- the LOC126768181 gene encoding semaphorin-2A-like has protein sequence MAGQRQWIVGLLWTVLASVLADSWTAYQEQPCCRPVTHHRIRHHRDHIREFSCGNLFYRTLYLVEERNTLYVGAMDRIFKLNMTDISQSHCERDALLLEASNVARCVSKGKSEPFECRNHIRVLQPLGDGERLYVCGTNAHSPKDWVVYLNLTHLPRHEYVPGVGLGVAKCPYDPADNSTAVWVTRGNPGGLPALYAGTNAEFTKADPVIFRNDLFDFRTGQKRFNFKRTLKYDSKWLDKTNFVGSFDVGEYVLFFFRETAVEFMNCGKAVYSRVARVCKQDTGGKHILSQNWATYLKARLNCSIPGEFPFYFDEIQSVYQMPGDPSRFYAAFTTGASDGLIGSAICTYTMEDIQEAFAGRFKEQATSSSAWLPVLRARVPEPRPGTCVNSTEALPDNVLNFIRSHPLMDSAVRHEGDTPAFYKRDLVLTTLVVDRQFVDMLGDDITYTVFYAGTSQGEVYKIVQWTGGGSRVADIWRAAGDEPVRALALSRQMHALYLATDNRLRQLPLRACTHRYDSCVRCVLDPYCGWDKEVGACRPYTPGLLHDATNSTPSICEASAPLKTVRAGYGQSVHLAAFGKTPEALKDQNVAWYHHSRERGRYKISYNWERVLQTSERGLVLLSVVESDRGRYECYFGPTLIASYNLDIDIHRCTQPNKSQEYRQVYSDWCHEFEKYKSAMKAWESRQMQCSKNMNSSSQQNSMSNEIVASLR, from the exons aTCACATACGGGAGTTCTCTTGTGGCAATCTTTTTTATCGTACCCTTTATCTGGTTGAAGAAAGAAATACGCTTTATGTTGGTGCTAT GGATCGAATATTTAAGCTAAATATGACTGATATAAGTCAGTCACACTGTGag AGAGATGCGTTGCTGTTAGAAGCAAGTAACGTCGCTCGATGTGTAAGCAAAGGCAAATCAGAGCCGTTTGAGTGCAGAAACCACATCCGAGTGCTGCAGCCGCTCGGTGACGGCGAGCGTCTCTATGTGTGCGGCACGAACGCACACAGCCCTAAGGACTGGGTGGTCTAC ctaAACCTCACTCATCTCCCGCGGCACGAGTACGTACCAGGCGTGGGGCTTGGCGTAGCCAAGTGTCCATATGATCCGGCGGACAACAGCACGGCGGTGTGGGTCACGCGGGGCAACCCCGGCGGCCTGCCAGCTCTGTACGCAGGCACCAATGCTGAATTCACAAAAGCAGACCCGGTCATTTTCCGAAACGACTTATTCGATTTTCGTACAGGTCAAAAAAGGTTCAACTTCAAACGGACTTTGAAGTATGACTCCAAATGGTTGGATA AAACCAATTTTGTGGGTTCTTTCGACGTTGGAGAGTACGTTCTATTCTTTTTTCGGGAAACTGCCGTGGAGTTCATGAACTGTGGGAAAGCAGTGTACTCTCGAGTAGCTAGAGTATGTAAACAAGATACTGGCGGCAAGCACATACTAAGCCAAAATTGGGCTACTTATTTGAAAGCCAGGCTTAATTGCAGCATACCAGGAGAATTCCCGttctattttgatgaaatac aGAGTGTATATCAGATGCCGGGTGACCCGAGTCGGTTTTACGCTGCATTCACGACGGGCGCTAGTGACGGTTTAATCGGCTCTGCAATTTGTACGTATACTATGGAAGACATTCAAGAAGCTTTTGCGGGACGATTCAAGGAACAA gcaaCATCAAGCTCAGCATGGCTACCTGTACTAAGAGCACGAGTCCCTGAGCCTAGGCCTGGAACTTGTGTGAACAGCACTGAGGCTCTTCcagataatgttttaaattttattag ATCACATCCGCTTATGGATTCTGCTGTGAGACACGAAGGAGATACGCCCGCTTTTTACAAACGAGACCTTGTACTCACTACTCTTGTAGTAGATAGACAGTTCGTAGATATGCTGGGGGACGATATTACATATACTGTCTTCTACGCCGGAACAA gTCAAGGCGAAGTGTATAAAATAGTGCAGTGGACTGGTGGTGGATCCCGTGTGGCAGATATATGGCGCGCCGCGGGTGACGAGCCAGTGCGCGCACTCGCACTGTCACGACAAATGCACGCACTTTACCTTGCGACTGACAACCGATTACGACAGTTGCCATTGCGTGCGTGTACGCATCG CTACGACAGCTGCGTGCGCTGTGTCCTCGACCCATATTGCGGATGGGACAAAGAAGTGGGAGCGTGTCGTCCGTACACGCCTGGGCTCCTCCACGATGCTACTAACTCGACGCCGTCAATCTGCGAAGCTAGCGCTCCTCTCAAAACCGTTCGAGCGGGGTACGGCCAAAGTGTACACCTGGCTGCTTTTGGAAAAACGCCAGAAGCGCTAAAAGATCAGAATGTCGCATGGTACCACCATTCCAGGGAAAGAGGTCGTTACAAAATCAGTTATAA ttggGAACGAGTACTACAGACATCTGAGCGTGGTTTAGTGCTTTTGTCTGTCGTTGAGTCAGACCGAGGCCGATACGAGTGTTATTTCGGACCTACTCTTATTGCATCATATAATTTGGATATTGATATTCatag ATGCACACAACCCAATAAATCCCAGGAATACAGGCAGGTGTATTCAGACTGGTGTCACGAATTTGAAAAATACAAGAGTGCTATGAAGGCGTGGGAATCACGACAAATg CAATGCTCCAAAAACATGAATTCATCGAGCCAGCAAAACAGCATGAGCAACGAGATCGTGGCCTCACTGCGGTGA